A stretch of DNA from Natrinema halophilum:
ATAGCCGTCGCGGGCGGATCGGAACTCGGTCCCATCGCGCTTGCGGAAGTGGTTCCCCACGGTCGTCCGCCACGTGTCGATCGCTTCCTCGACCGTCGTGTCGACATCGTGGCGTTCGATCAGGTCTTCGACGAAGGCCGCATGGGCGGCCTGGACGTCGTCGAGTGGGAGGATGACACCGCCGATGTCCCAGAAGACGGCCTCCCACTCGGTGATGGTCGTGTCCGCGCTGACGTCTGCCGTCACGTCCTTTCCCATCAGTCTGCCCTCCGGATCGTCGATCGAGTGACGTCATCGAGGCTCGCACACCCCGATAGTCCGACGGTCAGGTCCAGATCCGCCAACAGGTTCTCGAGGACGGCACGAACGCCGTCTTCACCGCCGATCCCGAGTCCCAGCGCGTAGGGCCGGCCGAGCAAGACGGCATCGGCGCCGAGCGCTATCGCGCGAACGACGTCGCTCCCGCGCCGAATGCCGCTGTCGAAGAGAACCGGAACGTCGTTATCGGAACCCACCGCCTCGTCGACCGCATCGACGATGTCCGGTAGCGCATCCAGTGCGGGAATCGCACCATCGACCTGCCGACCGCCGTGATTCGAGACGACCATCCCGTCGACGCCTTGATCGACCGCCTTCCGGGCGTCAGCGGGATGGAGTACCCCTTTGATGATGATCGGGAGGTCAGTCTGTGCCCGAAGCCAGTCGAGATCGTCCCAGGTCAGCGATGCATCGCCGAAACACTCCTGCCAGGACGCGATCGCGGCTTCCTCGTTTTCCCACGGGTCGTCTCCATCGAGGCGGTTGCGAAAGGCCGGGTCCTCGAAGTAGTTTTTCAGCCCTTCTCCCTCGAGGAAGGGCAGGTAGCCGAGTTCGATATCCCGTTCCCGCCAGCCCATCTTCGGGGTGTCGAGCGTGACGACGACGGCCTCGAAGCCCGCCTCTTCGGCGCGCTCGAGGAAGCTAGCCGCGACATCCCTGTCGGAACTCCAGTAGAGTTGGAACCAGCCGGGACCATCGCCGAGTTCCTCGCCGACTTCCTCGATCGTGTACGAGGAGACGGAGCTACAGATCATCGGTATTTCGAGATCGCTTACCGCCCGTGCCACCGCCAGTTCCGCTTCCTCGTGGAGGATCGACTGGACGCCGACGGGGGCGAGCATCACGGGAGCGGGGTACTCTCGACCGAAGAGTTCGATGGACAGATCACGCTCCGAGACGTCCCGCATGACCCGGGGTGCTATCTGCCACTTGTCGAAGGCGCGGTCGTTCGCCTCGACCGTGGACTCCGAGCCAGCGCCGCCGACGACGTAGGCGAATGCCTCATCGCTGAGTTCCTCGCGGGCACGTTTTTTGAGGTCCTCGTACGAAACGGGAAACTCGGGCGGTTGGTCCTCGAGCATTCCGCTGAGATAAACCTCGGCCTGTCGATGCGGACCGTAATCGGGTGTTTCCATCGTCATAACGTATCTTGCGGCGACGGTCGTTCGACCGCCGTGCGAACATCAGTGGCAGTGATTCGAATTCACTTAACAGTACGGAATCAATACGTATCTCTATTAACATTCGATTGGTATTTGCCTTCGAACTTAACAATGGAGGATTTTGTCAATTGTATAAGTAAAAAGGAGATGGAGCATGAGTACCGACCGGTTCAGCGGTGACGGCGACACCGCTATTATTACGGGATCTTCGAGCGGCATCGGGAAGTCGATCGCAGAGCGGTTCGCCGAGGACGGCGTCGACGTCGTCGTCTGCTCCCGCGAGCAGGAGAACGGGTCGATTCGCTTCGCGGGCCATTCGTGAACCGTCCAGCGTTTCGGCTGATCCGTTCAACGGAAGCCTCAGTCACCGCAGCTCGCGACGGCCGTAGCCGAACCACTTCTCCCCAGAGAGGACCCCACGGCTTTAGCCCTGGGAGGATGCCGGAGTGCGAGAGCATAAACGATCAGCCTCTCGCCTCCGGTTCCCATACAGCCAAAGGGCCACGCTCCTTCTGTGAATGACGATGACTGACAGAGACGTTCACCTACCAGTCGCCGCGCAGCCGACGATCGAATCGATTACCGACTATACGCAGACAGCCGAAGAGAAGAGCTACGACTGCGCGTGGCTTCCGGAGACGTGGGGACGGGATGGCGTAACTGTGCTGACGGCGATGGCCGAGCGGACGGAGTCGATCGATATCGGCTCGAGTATCCTCAATACTTACTCGCGATCGCCGGCACTACTGGGCCAGACTGCGGCGACGCTGCAAGAGCTTTCGGAGGGACGATTTCGGCTGGGCCTGGGACCGAGTGGCCCCGTCGTAATCGAAAACTGGCACGGGATGGAGTTTGGCAATCCACTCAAGCGAACCCG
This window harbors:
- a CDS encoding lactate 2-monooxygenase, yielding MTMETPDYGPHRQAEVYLSGMLEDQPPEFPVSYEDLKKRAREELSDEAFAYVVGGAGSESTVEANDRAFDKWQIAPRVMRDVSERDLSIELFGREYPAPVMLAPVGVQSILHEEAELAVARAVSDLEIPMICSSVSSYTIEEVGEELGDGPGWFQLYWSSDRDVAASFLERAEEAGFEAVVVTLDTPKMGWRERDIELGYLPFLEGEGLKNYFEDPAFRNRLDGDDPWENEEAAIASWQECFGDASLTWDDLDWLRAQTDLPIIIKGVLHPADARKAVDQGVDGMVVSNHGGRQVDGAIPALDALPDIVDAVDEAVGSDNDVPVLFDSGIRRGSDVVRAIALGADAVLLGRPYALGLGIGGEDGVRAVLENLLADLDLTVGLSGCASLDDVTRSTIRRAD